The Arachis ipaensis cultivar K30076 chromosome B03, Araip1.1, whole genome shotgun sequence region agctggaaGACTGAAAAAATGTAGAGCTGGCGGGAACAGTGGCTGACAAGAGGCAAGACAGTGGCTGATGGGGTGGAAGGGTGGAACAGACCTGGCACCAGCGGGAAGACACTGCGCAACGGAAAGCGGCCTTGGCGGTAGTTCTGATTTTTGAGCTCACTGCATGCGAGACGAAAAGTGGCTGCGCAAAGCCGCGAATAAAGGTGGCTGACGTTAGCTCCACGGACTGTGCGACGGCGGCGGTGGCTGACGAAAGTTGTGCCGAAAGCTCCAAGTGCTGCACTGCTACTTCGCATTCTGCCTCTGCGTTCTGCTTCTGCATGCTGGAGAGGAGAGGCCAAGAGGGGTGTTACTGTGTGTTAGGCATTAGGATTCAAAAATCACAACCAAGCTTCAATGCACCATTTttggaaattttgatttttgacccATTTTAAAAATGGCCGTTTCGGCGATCCAACGTCGGTTTTTAAATTTTACAGTTTTGGCTTTTGACCGAACCGTGTTTGGCAACAGTTCACGGTTCGACCAGTTTGACCAACCAGTTcgaaccgattttcagaaccttgctaaCCATTTCTCTCTTGCTCTTCAACCCACAAAGaactctaagctgaccatctgtttcaagcaaaccatattcaagcagGTCAATAAAGTTGGAGGACAAgatttttacccactcaaatgatgtGTTGGATGGTGGTGACCTTGGAAGAGAGGCTTCCAACGGCTTTAACAATGTAGTTTCCACTCCCTTTTGCTCCTCTTGTATAATTTCCACCTCATGACAAGCTTTTTCAAGCTCGATTCCTTGTTCAACTTCTTCTAATTCTCCAACCACTCCTTCCGATTCATTCATCTCAACtttctccacttgttgcaagtcatatttcaactcctcttcttttcCTTGAGGTTCCAAGCTATCTTCCACACCACATTCTTCATTTGAAGTTAGTTCTTCGGATTCATATGTGAATGTGTTTAGATTGTTACAAGAGTGTATTGAGGCTAGGCGAGATAGAGCATTGGCTAAAGCAGCCACGATATTTCCTTGCCTCTTTTGGATAGAAGATGGTTCATATAGGTAAGAGTGTTGAGGTAATGTGTACGAAGGTAATTGTTCAAGAGGTTCAtgagagtattggtgttgaaatgGTAGTGGTTCTATGTATCGTTCATATATGGCTCATATGATTATTCTTGAGGCACATATGGTTggtggtatggtggatatggattaggatcATACGAAGGTATTTGCTGGTGGAATGGGACTTGAGAGTATTGTGGTTGAGGGTAATGTTGAGGAtaaggttcataagcatatggtagtAGAGGTTCATTACCGTAGTGAAGCCCACCATATCCATTTTATTGATATGCACTATGGGGAGGATTGTGCTCATAGTGACACGGAGGATGTTGCTGCCATGAAGGTTGTCCATATGCATGCGGCTCTTCCTCCAATTGATTTTTTGTCCCATAATGCGAACCGGCATTGAAGTTACCATTTTTTACAATATAGTTACAACCAAACTCAAGGCCAAAAGAGTGAGAATtcatagaaaagagagaaaataaaaacaaaagatatcaagaaacaaaaacaagaaaacaaccaaaaagcaagctattcacaatattcaaatATTCACAATAGTCAATAACATGACACACATTtgtaattccccagcaacggcaccacaAATTTGATGAGGGCCAAACGTCGGTTCGAAATTTCTTGAAAGGattgcgttgcaagtacagttccaaaccaacaaatgacCCTAATCAAAATTTAGATTAAGATTGTCACAAATCAAAAGAAATAactgggagttttaaatcccgggtcatctctcaaaggaattacagTGAGGTGTATATATCATTGGCTATGAGGAAAAAGGAAATTATGATGGCAATTAATAAGaaattaaattgtaagaaaataaagaatcaataaaggtaattaactaagaaaatgaaaGGAGATTCAAATGCTAAAAAGGATCTTAGCAAGGGTTGAGAGTCAAGGTTTTCTATTCTAGTTATTAACCATAGACATGGCAATTATGAAgatttaatcccacttagtctcctaacatcgaagataagtcaaataggcataattgatcttaatctataaatcctagctaactcactaattagcttagtaaAAAAACTAGCGTTAGTGAAAACAAAATCAACTAACAATCCTAAATCACCAATCAATATTGGgcatcaatgactcaagatcacctaagtCTTCAATCCTAATCCAAGAGTGTAAAATCTATTCTATAATTGAAagagacatttcatcaaacacttggaaggcataaaaggaaaatattgtAATTTGCAACAATTAATAAAAACTATAACTAATTAGAGaaagaaatcaataacaacaattcaAATAAGCAACAATAAATATGAAAAACATCAATTgcatttaaaaaattagaaattaaacaagagagttcataaaccaaaattaacaaaataaagggACTAATAAGTAAAACTAGACAAATTAGATTGCtagaacataaaaatataaagaaaactaaactaaaacaatGATCAAGACCTAAAActaaaaagaaattaaactaagaaaccctaaattctagagaaaaATTGGAGCTTCTCTCTATAAAATTCTAccttaaaacatactaaaaacttaaACTAAAACTATTGTAACACTATTTGCTTGATCCTCCCTTGGTCCATGCATCAAatgctttagaaatgagttggattgggcccaaaattggCCTAAAATCGTGATCCACGTGTTCACTTAAGTGAATCACATGCAGCAAGTCGTGCGTACGCatatgtcatgcgtacgcgcaaCCTGGACAACTTGCAAAAGATGCGTACGTGCAACTGGATAGATTTTCAAAACTcattttcttcatgaattctccacttttgcatgctttttcttcatttcttcaagcCATTCTTGCTTTCAAAACCTtgaatcactcaaacaaacatatcaaggcatcgaataggagaaaagtgaattaaaattggcaatttTAAGTATAAAGAGCAtgtttttcacaattaagcacaattaggagatATTCACAAAAACATACAATTTCAAGAAATAAATGCAAGacaagttgataaaatccactcttttcaagtaaaaaataattgtaaaatatgaatttatcaaCTATCTATACAAGTAGAAAAATCTTTGCCAACCTTACCAATGGcaattattttatctttatcaCCATCTCcgaaagtgacaaatcctccatcatacttgttgagATTGATGAAGAAAGTAGTCTTTCCAGTTATAtaccttgaacatccactatcaagATACCACATGTCTCTTTTCTTCTTGGATGTAAGACAAACTTGCATGTTCTTCAACTAATCTTAGATATCCAAATCCATTTGAATCCTCTTATGTGAAATCTTTTTGGTCGTCCAAGAGCATTATAATCATGAACAATTTTATACAATTTATTATCATCAAAAGACCTAAGAAAAATGAAGTATTATTGAGGAACATGACCATTTCTATTACATTTATAGATATGGTTCCTATTTGCTGAATTTTAAAGCATGCTAAAAATTTTAGACTTAACATTCTTCAAAGAGGAAGCTTTagattttttaaatatttgtttaaaAATAGAGTTGCTTTCCTATTTGAATCTAAGTCCAGATTTTTCAAAATTAGATCTTTGACAAGCAAGTAATTTTCTAAGATTTTATGAATCTTGAACAAATTTTGCTAGGTCTCCATTTAGTTTCTCAATTTTCTTATTCAGCCTTTTATTTTCGGTGATTAAATCAGTAGAGCCTGAGACCAAatgcttgagtttgaatttgtttaattcaACTCTTAaagtattattttcttttttcaaagatTTTTCATCACAAGCTTCGGTTGTCTTTACCTTttctaacaaaaaattattttcagctcTCAATGCCTGATTATCTTTCTTGCACTTAACatatttatcaaaaaatttatttGAGTTCACAGTGAAAACTTTGATAATAGAGTGCAGTTCATTAATGGATAAATTAGAGAGATCTACCTTATCCATGTCTGTATGATTAGCCATCAAGTACATTTGAACTTCATGATCAGAATCTTCTTCATCTTCAGAATCAgaattatttttcaaatctttccaTGTTGCTATTATCACCTTTTTCTTGTCCTTTCTTGATTTTTCACCTTTCTTCAATTGAGGATAGTCAGACTTGAAGTGACCTGACTCTTTGCAGTAGTGACAAGTAAACTTGGATTGATCCTTTTTAAAATCTTCGGATGAAGTAGTTTCTTTGCCCTTACTTTTGAATCTCATTaatctccttgtttttcttgcaaAGAGCACCATCTCTTCATTTGAGATGTTGTCATCAAATCCGTCTTCTTTGGCTATCATTCTTGACTtcaatgttatatatattttttttttatctaaatctTGAGACATGTGAGTAGTTTTATAAGCCAGTAGCTTTTCTCTTAGCTCATCATAGGTAATTTTTATTAAATCATTCCTTTTAGAGATGGATGTACTTTTTACTTCTTATTTCTTAGTGAGACTCCTTAAAATCTTTCTTACTAAAGTTTCTTCAAAGTAGCTATTTGCCATGGCATCCAAGTTGTTAATGATTATTGAGAACCTCTTGAACATCTGATCAATGCTTTCATCCTCTTTCATGAGGAACATCTCGTACTCCTTCATCAGCATGTCAATTCTTGTCTCTTACTTATTTTGTTCCTTCATGGGTGAGTTTTAGCTTGTCCCAGATTTCTTTCATAGTTTTACACTTGAAATTTTTCTGTATTCTTCAAAACTGATAGCACAGTGCATTAGGTTGATTGCCTTGGCATTGAGTTTaaccttcttcttctcttcctctgtCCACTCATTTTCTTCCTTTGGCACCACATCTCCATCAGTATTTTTCTTTGTTGGAATATTAGGTCTGTTGACAATAATTTTCTAGATGTTGTAGTCGATTGACTGGATGAAAATTCTCATTCTCTTTTTTTAGTATGAGTAGTTGCTGTCGTTGAAGTAGGGAGGTCTATTGTTAGACTGCCCTTCAGTAAGCGTGTATGCCATCATGTTAGCACCCATGTTGTTTGCCATGGATCTTTGCTCCAAACTATGAAGCTTAACTTCTTGAAACCAGGattttgataccaattgatggtaatgCTAGAACTCGAGAAGGGGAAGTTGAATTCAGAAAAGGAGTTCTTTTAACAGTTTTTCGCGGAAGCAGATTAtgcagttttttttctttttgtctcaaaAGCCAGAACTAAATAGAGGAGGAAAGAAGAGAATAAGAAAAGCatgtattttggtttgattttctTGTGCCATGAAACCTACGTCTAGTCTCCACCACAACCATGGTAAAATTTTCACTTTAATCAAactgattacatacaccaataccaATAAATTACAACCTAAATTATCTAGTATCAAACACTAAGCTTCTAACCAAGTCTAGTGgtacacgaatccccacactccgtacagctgtaccagcaaatgcactgggttgtccaagtaatatctgagcgagtcagggtcaatcccatgaggattgtggtttgaagcaagctatagttatcttgcaggtcttagtcaagtGAATCAGAAGTTGTTGGATTGATAGAGTGAAAAAGGTCTAATATAGAAAGGGTATAAAATACTTTGTAAATTAAATGGAATTAGTAATAGAAATATGGTTAAGGATTGGTAttgctttatctttctgaattaactctagtaTTATTgtctctttgcttgtgaatgtcttcttctatggcaggttgtatgtgatcaatgccattggacgtggtcatcaatctcctctgctatagatcaaacgccattggccgtggtgaTTCAATttgacggagggtgaagctctagcagttcattctcttggcgatcttactcaaaatgccacagacaaggtcgaatcttccagatcagagaatgatgctcctttgggttctagcctctaccacagagaccctaatctccccggaaattggctgaactggtatctcgagaagtctccaacgaagtcgtggattagccgtctgagagatgtataaacatagttggTGGTTCGCGCTtttcagtcacgtattcacatgaacccaagtagacgcgggtgtttgtcaggcatgttcATCTTAGTATGGTGAACaaagctgattgtcactgatcatcctattcaccatgttgaagaacgagtatacatcttagaattagatcaaacacggatcgaagagaaacagtaattcttttattaattcataggactcagtagggctcctccTCTCAATCttggaggtttaaaaactcatactgaaaggaaaaatATAATGTAAACAAAAATAGAGCTGTAAATTATGCGTCTCCCCTTGGAGAATTGTAAAATAagtcttaaatactaaacagatgaatagtaagggtaaaacagtctatttagtgctaaaattcacttctggggcccacttggtgagtgtttaggctgagctttgatgagatccacgtgctagaagacctctagggcgttgaacactggctagggggtcctctcttgGCGTTTGGACGCTAGTctttgctctttgggcgctggacgcttggaaggggcaggaggctggcgttggacgccagttttgagccttctaatctgaagcaaagtataaactattatatattgttggaaagctctggaagtcagatttccatagccgttgagaacgctccatcttccgaatgcaaggaggtcagatccgaacagcatctgcagtgctttctctatctctgaatcagacttttgctccaactcctcaatttcagcccaaaaatacctgaaattgcacaaaaatacacaaactcacagtagaatccaaaaatgtgaatttaacactaaaacctataaaaactcaataaaaactcaacaaaacatactaaaaactatataaaaatgataccaaaaagcatataaaatatccgctcatcatctagCTACCACCAAGTGCTGTCTCAACTTGACAAAGGAGAACCCAACTGGTTCAACAGCCACCAAGTGCTATCTCAACTTGGTAAGAAAAATTAATCCTAGTTCATCAAAAACTAAATACACATAAATTTTATTTGGCTTTTTCAATGCATCTCTCTTGCCTCTTTTTTCTCATgacttttttaatttttcaactcACCATGACATGTCTTTTTATTACAAAAAGATGATCATTAGATAACTATTACACTGAAATTTCAATGAAGTACAAATTAAAGTTGAAGGAAAATATTTCAGTTCAAGTGTATAAGATGAGATTCAAGtgtcactcttttttttttttattttcagttgttgATGTAAGGTCATATTTATTAGGTGAGTATCTTCCTTTAAAATTGCTTCATTGCCTCTTCAATTTTCTTGTTCATTCTGCTCGTTTCTACTGTCTTTTTTGGCATGCAATATTTTTTCATTTTGCTCCACTATCTCTATTGTCTTTGGAGTTGCTCTTCCACCTTCGTTTTCTTTGAAGTTGCTCCACTACCTCGGCTGTTCTTGTATATTATATTTTCTCTACCAATCTTTGAATTTTGATCCTTTGATGTTCTTTATGTAGCGTTGTTGTCCTTGTGTCCTTGTTAGTGTCCTAATGCCCCAGCTGTCTATCATTTTCCCTAATAATGCCAAATGTTccacttcctttttcttctttatttcacCCATAAATTTTTGGAACCTTCTCTCTTGGTTTTTAGATTCTGATTTATTGCTCATTAAATGTGTTGGGCTAAAGCCTTGAATTTGTGTATTGAAAGTTTACTGAAGCAATATAAATTTGAGTTGAGAGATGAAGTATTGGGTCTGTACCACTTCACAAATTCATTAGCACTAATTTGAGTttttaattcaataaatattGTCATCATATTCATGTGTCCAAAATCAATTCTAACTCAACAGATTGTTATCTTGATCAAAATCTGCTCATACAGTAAAGAATGGTGTACTTTTTGATTTACTATATGAAACGATCAAGTAACaactatattaaaattaaaacccCTTATATTTTACGGTAAATATTCCAATATTGGATAAATGTTTTCACCGAAATTTTAGTCTTTTAACTTTTGTTCATGTATCATGCATATGTGCAAAAAATATACGAAAATTATGGCTTTAATTACTAGCAGATGGTCTACCATTGCAGCTGAAATTCCAGGAAGAagagataattaaataaaaaaccaTTGGCACGCCAAACTCAAGAAGAGAATCCAACATCATAATGTTGTTGACTCAGTCAAGGAATCTGAGGTCTCTGTGCCAATTACTACTACATCAAACAGCTACTAGTCAACTCATCAACAATCAtgattcttcttcctcctcctcaacaATAATGAGCACAGAGCATAGTAATGACcttgttaataataataataataatattgtagGCATGCAAGATTATTATCGGGTTGATGCATTGGACAGTAGCAAGACCTTCTGGTTGGAGCTGCTTGACATGTCCTACACACATCCCAATAAGTGAACCAGCGGAATCATGGCGGAGACTAAAGCAAAGTCATTTAAATCGTCTTTAAATAAAGACTTTGATTTTATATGGAATAAATTATCATCTATTAGATTTTTAACACAGTATAAATTAAAAAGTGTTgtctattaaatttttattttatttttatttattattttattttttttaaaaaaacaaaatttgttatacttattttttttttaaattagttataCTTATCTTTCTCTAACAGAATTATTTAAAGATTCTAGTTANNNNNNNNNNNNNNNNNNNNNNNNNTAAATAGGTAGCATTGTTCTCCCATAAGATACAACAACAACATATAATAAAAATTCTTCATCttcattttttcttattcttttataattttattattatctttattAAAAGATGTTATGTTTTTTAAATTGATACTttaattttgatactaattttttaatttttttaaactttaattttttcacaaaaaatttattagaaaataCAACAACATACAATAAaaatttttcatcttcttttttttttattctttcacaattttattatggtatcagagcgcgATAATAGAGTACGCGTATAGCGCGATAAATTTGGGTCATTGAACTCGGAaggataagaaaagaaaagatgaaggataatattaaattcttattttatttttatttgttatcttaactttttcttctttttcttgtcgttgatattttcataatcaacatcatcatcCGATTCAATCACCACTATAGCATCTTCTTTAATATCGCTATTCTCTTCATAGTCATCAACATGAATAggctttttcaattgtttatcCAAGATAGAAGTGTTACAATCTTTGATCACTCTCTGTCATCTCTTGAATACTTCAAGtggaagaagagagtagaagtGTTCAGCTCCATATTCAACCTTGCATTTTGAATTAGGAAAAGGCACAATAATGATATTGTCCCTGAGACATGAAGTAATGTATTCATTGGTGCGCAAATTgtgaactcgcacaacttaaccggtaagtgcactaggtcatccaagtaatacctcaggtgagtgaggatcgatcccacaagAATTGCCGGACTGAGCAACAATGATTATCTAATTGACTTAGTTAGGCAACCAAAAAAGGTTGATTGTTAGTTGAATTTGCATAAAACAATAACAGaagagtaaagaaagcaataacaggtttggtgtaaaaacagtgagagaaaatagttaaggtttcggagatgtTTACTGCTCCGGATTAAAAGtccttaccaactattttaacaatgcatgattcatttcatggcaaattgtaaatgactaaaccctaatctcttagtgatttagcttcctctaaccttcattaaccgccactctcgtggtcacttaattccaattagagggttaagttcaaaccTAATTTATAGCcacaaaactctaattacccaaagttaataggattatatgtcacatatcccaattagtttatgtaattagcaatttaggaggaatttgttttcaagttattgctcaagcgagataactctctcgagaatcacaagaactcatgtagaataagggtcatactctcgttccacccatattcataagattaagaacgaaaacaatccttgaaactgaatcagtagattaattaaaatagaaaaataatagtcttaatccatagaaataaacaaagttcctaaccttaaccaaggaggtttagtggctcatgacttacagagaaaaatTAGGTTCCGAAAAGTGAAACGTACGAAAGAGAGAAGGTCCTCCaaagggtgaatcttttccctattatatctaacctaattttatttgaaactaaaataaaataataaagtctaaaactaaaagatattatctgtaaataaaaattacaaaaagataagatgactactgttccgagggttacctgaaactggaggttgaTCTCGGTTGAGATCCTCTGTACAGATCGGTACCGACGTGTCCGGCTGATAGGAGACGACCaaagctgtcgtgtccgactcgTTGGATTGGTTggactgctgatcctttgtcaccggagggtggggggtacctgcaagagactctgatgcttaagttagcatgggcattaaacaggtgttatatagaatcagagtatatgttatacctgggtgctccagtgcatttatagtagtgtgggctgaccttgctgataagataagttagttatcttatcttatctttatctttagtgaagtcagcttatctttaagggaaccgcctttatctctataggcttggattgcctttggatgtgggtcgtgttcctctatttgggccctttactgggctttcctgttcttttggccgatctctttaagaagagatcgggtaggcggacctaaagaggtcggtcaccATGTCGTTAaaacatctcgggtcggatagctcgacccatgatatgaacagtgcccctgcttgagctcggtcttctgctttgaaGTCGAGTTTTTTGACTTCGAACTTTTTACAGCGAAGCCGGACTCGAgcacttttgtcgattcctttctccgtagagcttttgaatgtagaacgtttttctctaaaagcgcgcgcttttatattagctctttgttcttgggaacgtgagatggtttaatgccttcattaattggttattAATTGCCCTCGTtttctcttggcttttattttgaatttctcaatcaaaaaacggtttctcttcttcgctcctcttcgtaacttctccctttactatctcattttctgtttctttcgcAATTTCTCCCGCAATGTCTATTTTGTTACTGCTCTCTGTGGGAAAGGGCGATTTCCAGATTTCTCCTTCTATCTTCGCAATTTCTGCTTCGAGGGGGTGGTCTTGCTTCTGCACTTCGGCTTTCTTTTACGGTCTTTCTTCTATTTCTCCAGGTTCGATTTTTCTTCCATCCTTTCTCTACGCTATTTTTGTgtctgttttgagaaagtttggatctttctgtctTTTTGCTGATCACTGTGTGTCTTGTAGTTTCTCCCTCTGTTGCTTGATACTTTAAGAACTTTGCATGTTTTGTGAATGCTTTTGTatttgaagctttggaatgatgactttgtttgattctgaaaaaggttgcATCTTTGACGATTTTGGAGTGTTCGATGTTGATGCTTGTTCTCcgctgatgattttttgcttgatttcgaaaAAGTTTGCGTCTTTGCTGTTTTTCTGCTTGGCCCTTTTTGGAATTTCTGATAAACTGTAGAAAAAGTGCTTTCCGCTGATAAACCGTAGGAGGGTGGACCTTTTTgcatttttgcttcctttgttttctttctggattttattttgatgagtgccgggatgtaggctgtagaaataacttaaagaccttgcttgtttactgcctccaagggatgccccaagacttTTTGTCTTGAGTCTTAGGGTTTTCCCttttttgtttatccgcccgtcAAGATGTTTTGCTCCCTGTCAGGGATGTTTttaagtaatccattcttcttttctttttgtagggtttagttgacctcatgtcttcccaaaataacgttgtagagatgccttcccaggttcctacgggtatggccgattgggtggactccatggttctcatgtgtgtctcgctggttgattctaaattttgtgctcaacttaggcagtttcatagtgtcGGTAGtcattctggtgatgagaagaactatgaacttgtccctccctcttctgacgagagagtctgcttttcaactcgggttgttgatggtcgccctttcttttatgcttatgattttttctttggtcagctgggtatcacccttccttttacccaatttgaaaccgacctgttatggtcttgtaatgttgcttgtagctgtctttccgaCTTGTCCAACTTGTAGctgaattttctgttttatttgcagaggcaatgaagaacagtgaatccatgaaagcttttaagagggcacaGAGGGCGACTGTTGCCAGAAATGTTGCAGCCAAAGCGGCTGGGGAGGGGTCCTCCCAAGTGCGTGAGAAGCCATCAGTGCCGAGTTCtcccggggtgaagaaggtgatccctacaccccgagtccgTTTGGTGGATCCTCACCCCACTTCTGCTGCTCcttttgttgctcctcccaataaaaaataaaagactgctgagccttttaacctcgatgctcctgattttaatgccattgaatttgtggatcagcaaatcAGTCCCTACGGcgctctctccatggacgatgtgtccatcctccgtCATTTGGAATTTATGGCCCGTAATCACgtgaagatggcgtatatggcagctgccatatatcggactgctcagaatctccctctccacgccactaaagcatttatggaggaggcgaaacaaaagtttgatcggatgaaggagttgaaggaggaacttgagatgaaggtagccaagctggagaaggacttgaagaacgaggaggcgagttctcaatcactggcagcttctttgaggttggctgaggacgcagtcCTGATGCATAAGGAGACTTACGTTACATCTTATTGGGAGGTGctgcgcctgaggggggagcttgacagtgttcgggaggattactctgagctccaaagtcatctcgttggcagcatgactgctgcttatgagaacttgagggagcaagttcggtttattgctcccgaggccgatctcaccTCTTTTAGCCTGGACAACGTTGTCAGAGATGGCAAGATTGTttccgatgatgatgatgatgacgaggtTGTTCCTCCCCCTGCGTCCTCTGCCAAAGTGTCTACTTCTTCGGTTCCTCCTGCTGCGCCTGACTcagattgccagattctgaaccgggaggatggaactgtggacgctgtgccgatccagactcgtcctccttctccttgtcctgatgctgccaagaaggctcctgatgcttgCTGATCTCTTTtctgtagttggcccggcttgtgggcttttaaaacttttttatttatttactgacGCTTTCCTAGTTGCTtttctagcaacttttattttgaaaaacaaaaaaaaaaagaaaaggtagCTCGCCATCCTTAGATTT contains the following coding sequences:
- the LOC107629911 gene encoding uncharacterized protein LOC107629911, with product MRSSSAALGAFGTTFVSHRRRRTVRGANVSHLYSRLCAATFRLACSELKNQNYRQGRFPLRSVFPLVPGLFHPSTPSATVLPLVSHCSRQLYIFSVFQLLTLAISLRVLSPTTVIEFGSIWWIIRYQFIVPS